The Colias croceus chromosome 19, ilColCroc2.1 genome contains the following window.
GCCGAGCGCGCGCAGACTACGCACCACTACTGCGACGTGTTTACAGACGACGTGCTGGCCCCGCTTGGTGAGCTGGCCTATGTGCGGCTCGATGCTGACACCGCTGAGAAGGTAATGGCTTTTAATTATGCcctttttatgtaaatttgaatatttatgtacTTTTTACATTAGATAGAAAATAATCGTAATATAAATCTTTAACACTTTAACAGTAACACGTAGTTACAACTGTTTTAAAACTCGTAATGTTTTCAAATTATGGGGCTTTAAAACATAAGTTttacttcaaataaaaaatatttaaaactaataaatcaGATCTTATGTATGGAATTTAAGTCAGAAGTGGTATGATTTCCATGTTAATCTAATAATGCTACCAAACCAATCGAAATGCTCTCACTTCTTTATTCGTTAATTCTTCAGGTATTCCTGAACCGTAGCAAACGTATCCTCCTCGTCTCCAGCGACGGCCATCTCGCGCTGTGGCGATGCGCGCCAACCTTCGAGTCGGCCAACGTGTACGTGGCGGGCTCGCCCATCGTGGACAAGAGTGGCGCCATCGTCTCTGTTGTTACCGCTAAACGGGGGAATCATTATGCGATTTCTAATGCTGAGGTGAGGTTTTGTTCAGTGGtttagataatttaattatttgtaattgtaattttaataaaaaaaaaacaaagattCTCACCAAAGGAATCCATGGTCTAACatcttttttgttttgtatgttCATGAATACCTCTAAGTACTTACtagttacaataatattgttatagtaTGTTAATGATAATGATAAGGTTAGCGTAGAATGTTATGAAGACGATTGTGTGCCCATGAAATAATAAagcgaatttttttatttaaaatgaataccTACCCGTAGTTACCTATATAAAGCGAATTTCCATTGAattccaataaatatttacaacatTGCTTACTAAGTTAATACTTTGTCATTTGTGTTTGTATAGGATTAATTAAATGTGATCTTAATAACATTCTACTTGAATTTAAAATGTGCATTCGCTAACATCATTTCTTTTTTCAGGGTGAAGGCGGCTACTTCGAAACATCAGCACCCTGGGAAATCCACGACATTGACGACGCTAAATTCGCATACGCGGACAAAAAGTTCAACACTCGCGAAGAGCTTCGCGAATACATCAGCTCCCTCCCCCCCGCGGACCTGAGTTCCCCCCCGCGGCCCCTGCTCTTGCGCGGGAAACACCCCCGCGTGGCCTTGGTTGCACAAAATGGTCGACAGATTGTACATATATATCTGTCTGGAGTTTtaactaatgatattgagtaTTTGTAATGTGGACGATCAATATTATAAGTGAAAAGGTGTAGATAGGCTAACGCTCCGGGAATGGCAAGTCGAAATGTGGCTAGTTTAGTCACATTTTAGTTGTCATTCGTTTACGAAAGTTGAATAATGCCATCTCTCTTTGACATCTAAGGGTGCTTTACCAAAATTACcaccaataatattatgcgaaaaatgtgtttgtaaagaacCAATTGTTGTTgaatttagtttgaagtttaaAGCGTTTAGCgtgaagcgatactattggttatttacaaacacatttatcactacataacacaccctcgcacattattggtaGAAAAGCAGCCTACTCGTGTGGTCGTTAGAGTGTAGGTACCGTTTTTTTAAGATCGAAAGTTGTGTTGATAACTATCTACACCTTTTTCAGTTATATCAATGGAAATGATGCGAAAACAATTACTTACTCATGGAAATGTAGAATATTCGGAGATTTTTTACTCATGTAGGTAGATTAGTTGTTAAGTATGGAACGTAAACAGAGTAATAAGTGTTTTTAATAtcaattgtttaatatttttgtaacggatttgtaatttgtatatttgtgttctatatatcaaataaaattgcctataaaattgcttttttattttcctttcttaGTTCATATTATgactttctaaaataaaacaaaattgtaatGTATGTGCATCAATCTTCGGTGTCGGTatagtatattaattattaccaaGTAAAGATTTATATGTCGTAGAGAAAGTTAAgcttacggtgcatttacatgaAACGAGCGAGTGTTCATtttaaccccactatgtcaaattattttagtgtaaaaaggcgtagagcattctttcattgttcttagtgcgttcgaaaagattgtatgcaatgttctaatactgaacaacactgcgagttttcgtttacactaaaagatcacaaGAATATTCTTGCTTTAGCTCTAGCTCTAGGtattcgtttgatgtaaatgcaccgtaagaaACATCTTACGGAAATTAAAGTTGTCATCGACTTAAGAAAAGGatgaagttttaataaaacacgcataattaaataatatatttattgcatataaaacatctttataaatctgtacatacaaaatataaactttgacAACCactaacattattaatttaccaCAGCCCGAGCACTTACCAACtacgaattaaaattaattatatat
Protein-coding sequences here:
- the LOC123700515 gene encoding poxin-like → MSSRTVLNEQYKGLVEQLSIPAEVAERGGRRCARSGTTMAIHCCSPEEIAERAQTTHHYCDVFTDDVLAPLGELAYVRLDADTAEKVFLNRSKRILLVSSDGHLALWRCAPTFESANVYVAGSPIVDKSGAIVSVVTAKRGNHYAISNAEGEGGYFETSAPWEIHDIDDAKFAYADKKFNTREELREYISSLPPADLSSPPRPLLLRGKHPRVALVAQNGRQIVHIYLSGVLTNDIEYL